A single region of the Salvelinus sp. IW2-2015 linkage group LG20, ASM291031v2, whole genome shotgun sequence genome encodes:
- the LOC111980253 gene encoding dentin sialophosphoprotein codes for MKAAIVFVLLFATVLGRPAIRSPSNSPESSEELVKPAPVLGVAPAELTEVAPVQNVDTATTSDESSDDDETEGADPTSDPTSDSTASTDSTDSADSADSNESKDSADSADSDDTTESSESEEADTTAAPPTAEPTVEPTMATTEAPIYDDGRGDSMGYPIDYKKSIIYVDTNNIEKGPSSYKAYGKMDEGLYAGKKVSVYDTGLRNEIEKTMTGFKALQVHDLMDEDTSTPDVESQVLDASSGKAEEPSLRQAHFDVASQDRTPSESPESQKAKSLESDATSERTSSASSDGTSESTSTSASNETDSSNSSEEATARPGAADSDSAESNESHDSDSDSAESNESHDSDSDSAESNESHDSDSDSAEEAATVATITTDAPVVITAK; via the exons ATGAAGGCTGCAATTGTTTTCGTCCTGCTCTTTGCAACGGTCCTCGGTCGCCCGGCGATACGCTCGCCCAGCAACAGTCCAGAGAGCTCAGAAGAACTG GTGAAACCAGCTCCAGTGCTTGGGGTAGCCCCAGCAGAACTTACTGAGGTGGCCCCTGTACAG aatgtagatACCGCTACAACATCAGACGAGAGCTCTGACGACGATGAAACAGAG GGAGCTGATCCTACTTCAGACCCAACATCGGACAGCACAGCAtcaacagacagcacagacagtgCAGACAGTGCAGACAGCAATGAAAGCAAGGACAGCGCAGACAGTGCAGACAGCGAT GACACAACCGAGTCCAGTGAGTCAGAGGAGGCGGACACCACCGCTGCCCCTCCGACAGCTGAGCCCACCGTAGAGCCCACAATGGCTACCACTGAGGCCCCCATTTACGACGACGGACGTGGAGACAGCATGGGTTACCCCATTGACTACAAGAAGTCTATCATCTATGTAGATACTAACAACATCGAGAAGGGACCCTCCTCTTACAAAGCCTATGGAAAGATGGATGAGGGCCTGTATGCTGGCAAAAAGGTGTCCGTCTACGACACCGGGCTCAGAAACGAGATTGAGAAGACGATGACAGGGTTCAAG gcCCTGCAGGTGCATGATTTGATGGATGAGGACACCAGCACCCCTGACGTGGAGAGCCAGGTTCTGGATGCCTCCAGCGGGAAAGCCGAGGAGCCCAGCCTGCGCCAGGCGCATTTCGACGTAGCCAGCCAGGACAGGACCCCCTCTGAGAGCCCCGAGAGCCAGAAGGCCAAGAGCCTGGAGAGTGATGCCACCAGTGAGCGCACCAGTAGCGCTAGCAGCGATGGTACTAGCGAGAGCACCAGCACCAGCGCCAGTAATGAGACTGACAGCAGCAACAGTAGTGAGGAGGCTACAGCCAGGCCTGGGGCAGCAGACAGCGACTCAGCAGAGAGCAACGAGAGCCATGACAGTGACAGCGACTCGGCTGAGAGCAACGAGAGCCATGACAGTGACAGCGACTCGGCTGAGAGCAACGAGAGCCATGACAGTGACAGCGACTCGGCTGAGGAGGCAGCCACAGTGGCTACCATCACTACCGATGCTCCCGTAGTCATCACTGCCAAGTAA